One window of the Candidatus Microbacterium colombiense genome contains the following:
- a CDS encoding alkaline phosphatase family protein, with translation MSLMLPSEAPSARSIVGVAGDLFASLRGDSVVFPVARSVVLVVVDGLGAISLRAHAGHARALTGGMTKKDTAQSVFPSTTAAALTSIVTGAWPGVHGLVGYRVLDRSRDLLVNQLTGWESEGLDPLTWQPVPTIFEQAAAAGRASFAVGIAAYADSGFSRATLRGAEFIAARTPADRVEAAYGLAEQHPGSLVYCYLPEVDKAGHKHGVDSAEWVTALEDIDAALSVRVPAGVGVLVTSDHGMVDVPARRQVVLEEPHLEGVRHVGGEPRMLHVHMEPDADQSGVLHRWRSDLEGVADVITREDAVRQGLFGPEVTDAARSRIGDLLVVARGVWAVYDGTASDQRGRGMIGQHGGLTPEERTVPLIRLGAFAR, from the coding sequence ATGTCCCTCATGCTACCGTCCGAGGCGCCGTCAGCCCGGAGCATCGTCGGGGTGGCGGGCGACCTCTTCGCCTCTCTGCGTGGCGATTCCGTCGTGTTCCCCGTCGCGAGGTCCGTGGTGCTCGTGGTCGTCGACGGGCTCGGCGCCATCAGCCTGCGCGCACACGCCGGGCACGCCAGAGCGTTGACGGGCGGCATGACGAAGAAGGACACCGCGCAATCGGTGTTCCCCTCCACGACCGCAGCGGCGCTGACCAGCATCGTCACCGGAGCATGGCCGGGTGTGCACGGTCTCGTGGGGTACCGTGTTCTCGATCGCAGTCGCGATCTGCTGGTGAACCAGCTCACCGGGTGGGAGTCGGAGGGGCTGGATCCCCTGACTTGGCAGCCTGTGCCGACGATCTTCGAGCAGGCCGCCGCAGCCGGACGAGCGTCCTTCGCCGTGGGGATCGCCGCGTACGCCGACAGCGGGTTCTCGCGCGCCACCCTGCGCGGCGCGGAGTTCATCGCCGCCCGCACCCCGGCGGACCGCGTCGAGGCTGCATACGGGCTTGCGGAGCAGCATCCGGGATCGCTCGTTTACTGCTACCTGCCCGAGGTCGACAAGGCCGGTCACAAGCACGGCGTCGACTCTGCGGAGTGGGTCACCGCGCTCGAAGACATCGACGCAGCGCTCTCGGTCCGCGTGCCGGCGGGAGTCGGGGTGCTCGTCACCTCCGATCACGGGATGGTGGATGTGCCCGCGCGCCGTCAGGTCGTGCTCGAGGAGCCGCATCTGGAGGGCGTCCGTCATGTCGGGGGAGAGCCGCGCATGCTCCACGTGCACATGGAACCGGATGCCGACCAATCGGGCGTGCTCCATCGGTGGCGCTCCGATCTTGAGGGTGTCGCCGACGTGATCACGCGGGAGGATGCCGTGCGCCAGGGGCTTTTCGGCCCGGAGGTCACCGATGCTGCCCGGTCTCGCATCGGCGATCTGCTCGTCGTCGCCCGAGGGGTCTGGGCGGTGTACGACGGCACCGCCTCGGATCAGCGTGGACGCGGCATGATCGGCCAGCACGGCGGCCTCACGCCCGAGGAGCGGACGGTTCCGCTGATCAGGCTCGGAGCGTTCGCCCGCTGA
- a CDS encoding DNA topoisomerase IV subunit A codes for MPKTPPPEPVEERIQDIDLSAEMQGSFLEYAYSVIYSRALPDARDGLKPVQRRILYQMAEMGLRPDKGHVKSARVVGEVMGKLHPHGDTAIYDALVRLAQPWALRVPLVDGHGNFGSLDDGPAAARYTEARLAAAALALTENLDEDVVDFIPNYDGQFQQPSVLPAAFPNLLVNGASGIAVGMATNMAPHNLIEVVAAATHLLENPDATTEDLMEFVPGPDFPAGGVLMGLDGVKDAYMTGRGALKVRGKVSVEPLGPRRTGIIVSELPYMVGPERLIEKIRDAVQSKKLQGISDVTDLTDRNHGLRVAIGIKTGFDPNAVLDQLYRLTPLEDSFSINNVALVDGQPRTLGLKEMLSVYVAHRLEVITRRSRYRLARREERLHLVEGLLIAILDIDEVIQVIRSSDDSEQARARLRSVFDLSELQAEYILELRLRRLTKFSRIELEAERDALLADIAALRELLGSPALLRAAVATELDAAAEAYGTPRRTLLMNAAPPKPRTTKGAVDLQIADAPTVLVLSTTGRAVRVDRGEGQELTVPARRSKHDAILTTLDTTVRAEIGALTSAGRVVRFSPVDLPSVPSTSVQLAAGTPLRDYLNVTARGERILGFVRFDSETPIALGTAQGTIKRIVPSALPVRPEIEVIGLKAGDSVVGAAEAPDDAELVFVTTDAQLLHFSAAQVRPQGAPAGGMAGIKLGAGASVLFFGAVEAGSDAVVATVSGADGALPGTEPGRAKVTAFVEYPAKGRATGGVRAHAFLKGEDRLTVAWVGPDPAQAVDPTGAVRRLPDSGARRDASGQPIDGVIGSIGRTIV; via the coding sequence ATGCCGAAAACTCCGCCGCCCGAGCCCGTCGAGGAGCGCATCCAGGACATCGACCTCTCCGCAGAGATGCAGGGTTCGTTCCTCGAATACGCCTACTCGGTGATCTACTCGCGCGCGCTCCCTGACGCCCGCGACGGGTTGAAGCCGGTGCAGCGACGCATCCTCTACCAGATGGCCGAGATGGGCCTGCGTCCCGACAAAGGCCACGTCAAGAGTGCCCGCGTCGTCGGCGAGGTCATGGGCAAGCTGCACCCGCACGGCGACACGGCGATCTACGATGCCCTCGTCCGCCTCGCACAGCCCTGGGCGCTGCGCGTTCCCCTCGTCGACGGACACGGCAACTTCGGCTCGCTCGATGACGGACCAGCTGCCGCGCGATACACCGAGGCCCGGCTCGCCGCCGCCGCGCTCGCTCTCACCGAGAACCTCGACGAGGACGTCGTCGACTTCATCCCGAACTACGACGGACAGTTCCAGCAGCCCTCCGTGCTGCCCGCAGCCTTCCCCAACCTCCTCGTCAACGGCGCGAGTGGCATCGCCGTGGGCATGGCCACCAACATGGCGCCGCACAACCTGATCGAGGTCGTCGCCGCCGCCACGCATCTGCTGGAGAACCCCGACGCGACCACCGAAGACCTGATGGAGTTCGTGCCGGGCCCGGACTTCCCCGCCGGCGGCGTGCTGATGGGCCTCGACGGGGTCAAGGACGCCTACATGACGGGCCGCGGAGCGCTCAAGGTCCGTGGCAAGGTGTCTGTGGAGCCTCTCGGGCCACGGCGCACAGGAATCATCGTCTCGGAGCTTCCCTACATGGTCGGGCCCGAGCGCCTGATCGAGAAGATCCGTGACGCTGTGCAGTCCAAGAAGCTGCAGGGCATCAGCGACGTCACCGATCTGACGGACCGCAACCACGGTCTGCGCGTCGCCATCGGGATCAAGACCGGATTCGATCCGAATGCCGTCCTCGACCAGCTGTACCGTCTGACGCCGCTGGAGGACTCCTTCAGCATCAACAACGTGGCACTCGTCGACGGTCAGCCGCGCACGCTGGGCCTCAAGGAGATGCTGAGCGTCTACGTGGCGCACCGGCTCGAGGTCATCACGCGGCGCAGTCGCTATCGTCTCGCGCGACGTGAGGAACGCCTGCACCTGGTGGAGGGCCTCCTGATCGCGATCCTCGACATCGACGAGGTCATTCAGGTCATCCGCTCCTCCGACGACTCGGAGCAGGCCCGAGCGCGTCTGCGCTCGGTCTTCGATCTCAGCGAGCTGCAGGCCGAGTACATTCTCGAACTGCGCCTGCGGCGACTGACGAAGTTCTCGCGGATCGAGCTCGAGGCGGAACGCGACGCGCTGCTCGCCGACATCGCTGCCCTCCGCGAACTCCTCGGAAGCCCTGCTCTGCTGCGCGCCGCCGTGGCCACCGAGCTGGATGCCGCCGCCGAGGCGTACGGCACGCCGCGGCGCACTCTGCTGATGAACGCCGCACCTCCGAAGCCCCGCACGACCAAGGGTGCCGTCGATCTGCAGATCGCCGACGCACCGACCGTTCTCGTGCTCTCGACGACGGGTCGCGCCGTGCGCGTGGACCGCGGCGAAGGCCAAGAGCTCACGGTGCCCGCGCGGCGGAGCAAGCATGACGCGATCCTGACGACGCTCGACACGACCGTGCGGGCCGAGATCGGCGCGCTGACGAGCGCAGGCCGCGTGGTGCGCTTCTCCCCCGTCGATCTGCCTTCGGTGCCATCGACGTCGGTGCAGCTCGCCGCGGGCACGCCGTTGCGCGACTACCTCAACGTCACCGCCCGCGGCGAAAGGATCCTCGGCTTCGTGCGCTTCGACAGCGAGACGCCGATCGCTCTCGGTACCGCCCAGGGAACGATCAAGCGCATCGTGCCGTCAGCACTGCCCGTGAGGCCCGAGATCGAGGTCATCGGGCTCAAGGCCGGAGATTCGGTCGTCGGCGCCGCCGAGGCTCCTGATGACGCAGAGCTCGTGTTCGTGACCACCGACGCGCAGCTGCTGCACTTCTCGGCCGCGCAGGTGCGACCGCAAGGCGCACCTGCCGGCGGCATGGCGGGCATCAAGTTGGGTGCCGGAGCAAGCGTGCTGTTCTTCGGAGCGGTCGAGGCCGGATCCGATGCCGTCGTCGCGACGGTGTCGGGAGCCGACGGCGCGCTCCCCGGCACCGAGCCCGGACGTGCGAAGGTCACCGCATTCGTTGAGTACCCGGCCAAGGGACGCGCGACCGGTGGAGTACGTGCCCACGCCTTCCTCAAGGGTGAGGACCGTCTCACGGTCGCGTGGGTCGGCCCGGACCCTGCCCAGGCCGTCGATCCGACGGGTGCCGTACGCAGGCTGCCCGATTCCGGAGCGCGCCGCGATGCGTCGGGACAGCCGATCGACGGAGTGATCGGCAGCATCGGCCGCACGATCGTCTGA
- a CDS encoding DNA topoisomerase IV subunit B, which produces MTAEYSAHHLQVLEGLEAVRKRPGMYIGSNGSPGLMHCLWEIIDNAVDEAVDGNGAKIDIILHADGSVEVHDRGRGIPVDVEPRTGLTGVEVVFTKLHAGGKFGGGSYAASGGLHGVGASVVNALSERLDVEVDRGGKTYAMSFHRGEPGIFADDGEKRPDVTFSPFEDKSELRVVGKTSRGVTGTRVRYWADRQIFTKDAAFQLADLETRARQTAFLVPGLEIVIRDARSDEVNETSYHYEGGISEFVDYLATDAPVTDSWRIQGEGRFKETVPVLQADGHMVATEVERVCAVDIALRWGTGYDTTVRSFVNIISTPKGGTHQQGFEQELLKVLRAQVEQNARRLKVGNDKLEKDDVLAGLTAVLTVNVPEPQFEGQTKEILGTPAVRQIVAQVIRKDLGERFSSTKRDDKSQATQLLDKIVAEMKARVSARAHKETQRRKNALESSTLPTKLVDCRTNEVDRSELFIVEGDSALGTAKNARNSEFQALLPIRGKILNVQKASIGDMLSNAECASIIQVIGAGSGRSFDIDAARYGKVILMSDADVDGAHIRTLLLTLFFRYMRPLIEDGRVFAAVPPLHRVIVMNPGSKPNETIYTYSEQEMHALLAKLRKSGKRWHEPIQRYKGLGEMDAEQLASTTMDRSGRLLRRVRMEDAEAAGHVFELLMGNEVAPRREFIIDSSDRLSRESIDA; this is translated from the coding sequence GTGACCGCCGAGTATTCCGCCCATCATCTCCAGGTGCTCGAAGGACTCGAAGCCGTCCGCAAACGACCGGGTATGTACATCGGGTCCAACGGATCGCCCGGGCTCATGCACTGCCTCTGGGAGATCATCGACAACGCCGTGGACGAGGCCGTCGACGGCAACGGGGCGAAGATCGACATCATCCTGCACGCCGATGGCAGCGTCGAGGTTCATGACAGGGGTCGAGGCATCCCCGTCGATGTGGAGCCTCGCACGGGACTCACCGGCGTCGAGGTCGTGTTCACCAAGCTGCACGCCGGCGGCAAGTTCGGCGGAGGCTCCTACGCGGCATCCGGCGGACTTCATGGTGTCGGAGCATCCGTGGTCAACGCGCTGTCGGAACGACTCGATGTCGAGGTCGACCGCGGAGGCAAGACCTACGCGATGTCGTTCCATCGTGGAGAGCCTGGCATCTTCGCAGACGACGGGGAGAAGCGTCCCGACGTCACGTTCTCACCGTTCGAGGACAAGAGCGAGCTGCGCGTCGTGGGCAAGACATCGCGAGGCGTCACCGGCACGCGCGTGCGCTACTGGGCAGACCGGCAGATCTTCACGAAGGATGCCGCCTTCCAGCTCGCCGACCTCGAGACCCGTGCGCGGCAGACGGCGTTCCTGGTTCCCGGGCTCGAGATCGTCATCCGCGATGCTCGTTCCGATGAGGTGAACGAGACGTCGTACCACTACGAGGGCGGCATCTCCGAGTTCGTCGACTATCTCGCCACCGATGCACCGGTGACCGACAGCTGGCGCATTCAGGGCGAGGGACGCTTCAAGGAGACCGTCCCGGTGCTGCAGGCCGATGGGCACATGGTTGCGACCGAGGTCGAGCGCGTGTGCGCCGTCGACATCGCCCTGCGCTGGGGCACCGGCTACGACACCACCGTCCGGTCGTTCGTGAACATCATCTCGACGCCGAAGGGCGGTACGCACCAGCAGGGCTTCGAGCAGGAGCTCCTGAAGGTGCTGCGCGCGCAGGTCGAGCAGAACGCCCGTCGGCTGAAGGTGGGCAACGACAAGCTGGAGAAGGACGATGTCCTCGCCGGCCTTACGGCGGTGCTCACGGTGAACGTGCCGGAACCGCAGTTCGAGGGGCAGACGAAGGAGATCCTCGGAACTCCCGCGGTCCGACAGATCGTCGCTCAGGTGATCCGCAAGGATCTGGGTGAGCGTTTCAGCTCCACGAAGCGCGACGACAAGAGCCAGGCCACGCAGCTGCTCGACAAGATCGTCGCCGAGATGAAGGCCCGCGTCTCGGCGCGGGCACACAAGGAGACCCAGCGTCGCAAGAATGCGCTCGAGTCATCCACTCTGCCGACGAAGCTCGTCGACTGTCGTACGAACGAGGTCGACCGCAGCGAACTGTTCATCGTCGAGGGCGACTCCGCGCTCGGCACGGCGAAGAACGCCCGCAACAGCGAGTTCCAGGCCCTACTGCCCATCCGAGGCAAGATCCTCAACGTGCAGAAGGCGTCGATCGGCGACATGCTCTCGAACGCCGAGTGCGCGTCGATCATCCAGGTCATCGGCGCCGGCTCCGGACGCTCGTTCGACATCGACGCCGCGCGCTACGGCAAGGTGATCCTGATGAGCGACGCCGACGTCGACGGCGCGCACATCCGCACGTTGCTGCTCACGCTCTTCTTCCGTTACATGCGCCCGCTGATCGAAGACGGACGCGTGTTCGCTGCGGTCCCGCCGCTGCACCGTGTGATCGTCATGAATCCCGGTTCCAAACCGAACGAGACGATCTACACGTACAGCGAGCAGGAGATGCACGCGCTCCTGGCGAAGTTGCGCAAGTCCGGCAAGCGCTGGCACGAACCGATCCAGCGCTACAAGGGGCTGGGTGAGATGGATGCCGAGCAGCTGGCATCCACGACGATGGACCGCTCGGGGCGTCTGCTCCGTCGCGTGCGCATGGAGGATGCCGAGGCTGCGGGTCACGTCTTCGAGCTTCTGATGGGCAACGAGGTCGCGCCTCGTCGCGAGTTCATCATCGACTCCTCGGACCGCTTGTCGCGCGAGTCGATCGACGCCTGA